A genomic region of Oryza glaberrima chromosome 1, OglaRS2, whole genome shotgun sequence contains the following coding sequences:
- the LOC127763751 gene encoding galactinol--sucrose galactosyltransferase, whose protein sequence is MSCCGSHTKTSINWAQISLPSLQQSPRLSKTQANQSFHLFFQFKDLQASRKLKASLAMAPNLSKAKDDLIGDVVAVDGLIKPPRFTLKGKDLAVDGHPFLLDVPANIRLTPASTLVPNSDVPAAAAGSFLGFDAPAAKDRHVVPIGKLRDTRFMSIFRFKVWWTTHWVGTNGRDVENETQMMILDRSGTKSSPTGPRPYVLLLPIVEGPFRACLESGKAEDYVDMVLESGSSTVRGSVFRSAVYLHAGDDPFDLVKDAMRVVRAHLGTFRLMEEKTPPPIVDKFGWCTWDAFYLKVHPEGVWEGVRRLADGGCPPGLVLIDDGWQSICHDDDDPGSGAEGMNRTSAGEQMPCRLIKFQENYKFREYKGGMGGFVREMKAAFPTVEQVYVWHALCGYWGGLRPGAPGLPPAKVVAPRLSPGLQRTMEDLAVDKIVNNGVGLVDPRRARELYEGLHSHLQASGIDGVKVDVIHLLEMVCEEYGGRVELAKAYFAGLTESVRRHFNGNGVIASMEHCNDFMLLGTEAVALGRVGDDFWCTDPSGDPDGTFWLQGCHMVHCAYNSLWMGAFIHPDWDMFQSTHPCAAFHAASRAVSGGPVYVSDAVGCHDFDLLRRLALPDGTILRCERYALPTRDCLFADPLHDGKTMLKIWNVNKFSGVLGAFNCQGGGWSREARRNMCAAGFSVPVTARASPADVEWSHGGGGGDRFAVYFVEGRKLQLLRLDESVELTLEPFTYELLVVAPVRAIVSPELGIGFAPIGLANMLNAGGAVQGFEAARKDGDVAAEVAVKGAGEMVAYSSARPRLCKVNGQDAEFKYEDGIVTVDVPWTGSSKKLSRVEYFY, encoded by the exons ATGAGTTGTTGTGGCTCCCACACAAAAACCTCTATAAATTGGGCGCAAATTAGCCTCCCATCTCTTCAGCAAAGCCCCAGGCTTAGCAAAACACAAGCAAACCAAAGCTTCCATCTCTTCTTCCAGTTCAAAGATCTCCAAGCCTCCAGGAAACTCAAGGCCAGCCTCGCCATGGCGCCCAACCTCAGCAAGGCCAAGGACGACCTGATCGGCGacgtggtcgccgtcgacggGCTGATCAAGCCGCCGCGGTTCACGCTCAAGGGCAAGGACCTCGCCGTGGACGGCCACCCGTTCCTCCTCGACGTGCCGGCCAACATCCGCCTCACCCCGGCGTCCACCCTCGTGCCCAACTCCgacgtccccgccgccgccgccggcagcttcCTCGGCTTCGACGCGCCGGCGGCCAAGGACCGCCACGTGGTGCCCATCGGTAAGCTCCGCGACACGAGGTTCATGAGCATCTTCCGTTTCAAGGTGTGGTGGACGACCCACTGGGTGGGTACAAACGGCAGGGACGTGGAGAACGAGACCCAGATGATGATCCTAGACCGGTCGGGGACGAAGTCCTCGCCGACCGGCCCTCGGCCctacgtcctcctcctcccgatcgTCGAGGGGCCCTTCCGGGCCTGCCTCGAGTCCGGGAAGGCGGAGGACTACGTGGACATGGTCCTCGAGAGCGGGTCGTCCACAGTCAGGGGCTCCGTGTTCCGGAGCGCTGTGTACCTGCACGCGGGGGACGACCCGTTTGACCTGGTCAAGGACGCCATGAGGGTGGTCCGTGCCCACCTCGGCACGTTCCGCCTCATGGAGGagaagacgccgccgccgatcgtCGACAAGTTCGGGTGGTGCACGTGGGACGCGTTCTACCTCAAGGTGCACCCGGAGGGGGTGTGGGAGGGCGTGCGGCGGCTCGCCGACGGCGGGTGCCCGCCGGGGCTGGTGCTGATCGACGACGGCTGGCAGTCGATctgccacgacgacgacgacccgggCAGCGGCGCCGAGGGGATGAACCgcacgtcggccggcgagcaGATGCCGTGCAGGCTGATCAAGTTCCAGGAGAACTACAAGTTCAGGGAGTACAAGGGCGGCATGGGCGGCTTCGTGAGGGAGATGAAGGCGGCGTTCCCGACGGTGGAGCAGGTGTACGTGTGGCACGCGCTGTGCGGGTACTGGGGCGGCCTCCGCCCCGGCGCGCCGGGCTTGCCGCCGGCGAAGGTCGTCGCGCCGAGGCTCTCGCCGGGCTTGCAGCGCACCATGGAGGACCTCGCCGTCGACAAGATCGTCAACAACGGCGTCGGGCTCGTcgacccgcgccgcgcgcgggagCTCTACGAGGGGCTCCACTCCCACCTCCAGGCCTCCGGCATCGACGGCGTCAAGGTCGACGTCATCCAT CTGCTGGAGATGGTGTGCGAGGAGTACGGCGGTCGGGTGGAGCTCGCGAAGGCCTACTTCGCGGGGCTGACGGAGTCGGTGCGGCGCCACTTCAACGGCAACGGCGTGATCGCGAGCATGGAGCACTGCAACGACTTCATGCTGCTGGgcacggaggcggtggcgctgggCCGCGTCGGCGACGACTTCTGGTGCACCGACCCCTCCGGCGACCCCGACGGCACCTTCTGGCTGCAGGGCTGCCACATGGTGCACTGCGCCTACAACTCGCTGTGGATGGGCGCCTTCATCCACCCGGACTGGGACATGTTCCAGTCCACCCACCCCTGCGCCGCCTTccacgccgcctcccgcgccgtctccggcggcccCGTCTACGTCAGCGACGCCGTGGGGTGCCACGACTTCgacctgctccgccgcctcgcgctgCCGGATGGGACCATACTCCGGTGCGAGCGCTACGCGCTGCCGACGCGCGACTGCCTGTTCGCCGACCCGCTCCATGACGGGAAGACGATGCTCAAGATCTGGAACGTGAACAAGTTCTCCGGCGTGCTCGGCGCGTTCAACTGCCAGGGCGGCGGGTGGAGCCGCGAGGCGCGGCGGAACATGTGCGCCGCGGGGTTCTCCGTCCCCGTCACCGCGCGCGCCTCCCCCGCCGACGTCGAGTggagccacggcggcggcggcggcgaccgcttCGCCGTCTACTTCGTCGAGGGGCggaagctgcagctgctccgCCTCGACGAGTCCGTCGAGCTCACGCTCGAGCCGTTCACCTACGAGCTCCTCGTGGTGGCGCCCGTGCGGGCCATCGTCTCGCCGGAGCTGGGGATCGGCTTCGCGCCCATCGGGCTCGCCAACATGCTGAACGCCGGCGGCGCTGTGCAGGGCTTcgaggcggcgaggaaggacggcgacgtggcggcggaggtggcggtgaaGGGCGCCGGGGAGATGGTGGCGTACTCGTCGGCGAGGCCTAGGCTGTGCAAGGTGAACGGCCAGGATGCGGAGTTCAAGTACGAGGACGGCATCGTCACCGTCGATGTGCCGTGGACCGGGTCGTCGAAGAAGCTGTCGCGTGTCGAGTACTTTTACTAG